From Methanosarcina lacustris Z-7289, one genomic window encodes:
- a CDS encoding tetratricopeptide repeat protein, with protein sequence MGLVDFFKNKAKHAQKSPKLNYSINGNFLSIGDFTGECHQSPKGKFILAWKAQNENGKYILLERGKVKLQAKMSHPDNGMVSNSGVFILSDRTSKGMYGVFHIINADGDTLIKQRCKANLGHTGISDDGRFAVCQALESTSKVDSCKLFFFDIKNRKLLWKKLPETIGTELNWAGSYRFDTKKKVLYLIHDKNRAYRYTFEGTFIDSKLYRHDCINVGNDIEFLEAVKELKVELSANTDPREYAALINPLKKGLNRFSDKDTKSKIHRVLGEILHLQRNDAEAIKHFETALKLNPRVGVKKTLEKLKKMD encoded by the coding sequence ATGGGTTTAGTTGACTTTTTTAAAAATAAAGCAAAACACGCTCAAAAATCTCCCAAATTAAATTATTCGATAAATGGCAATTTTCTATCAATCGGTGATTTTACGGGGGAATGCCATCAATCACCAAAAGGCAAATTCATTTTAGCGTGGAAAGCTCAAAATGAAAACGGGAAATATATTTTATTAGAACGCGGGAAGGTAAAACTTCAAGCTAAAATGAGCCATCCTGATAATGGGATGGTTTCAAATTCGGGAGTGTTTATTCTCAGCGATCGGACTTCTAAGGGCATGTATGGAGTATTCCATATCATTAATGCAGACGGAGATACTCTGATCAAGCAAAGATGTAAGGCAAATCTAGGTCATACTGGCATTTCAGATGACGGACGTTTTGCTGTTTGTCAGGCTTTAGAAAGTACCAGTAAGGTAGATAGCTGTAAATTATTTTTCTTTGATATAAAGAACAGAAAACTATTATGGAAAAAATTACCTGAAACGATCGGAACTGAGCTTAATTGGGCAGGAAGCTACCGCTTTGATACCAAAAAAAAAGTTCTGTATTTGATACACGATAAGAATAGAGCTTACCGTTACACTTTCGAAGGGACTTTCATTGATTCTAAGTTATATAGACATGATTGCATCAATGTTGGAAACGATATTGAATTTCTTGAAGCCGTTAAAGAATTGAAAGTAGAGCTTTCTGCAAATACTGATCCCCGAGAATATGCCGCACTTATAAACCCCCTAAAAAAAGGATTAAACAGATTTTCTGACAAAGACACCAAATCAAAAATTCACAGGGTTTTAGGGGAAATTCTCCATTTACAGAGAAATGATGCCGAGGCAATAAAACATTTTGAAACCGCATTGAAACTTAATCCGAGGGTGGGAGTGAAAAAGACACTCGAAAAATTAAAGAAAATGGATTAA
- a CDS encoding transposase gives MALVTRTEQIQFKSNSVSVLAQASKNLFNTANYIIRQRFFENDKLYQETGEKGEGIWYKQLYSMLKNTEQYRALPAQTAQQVLKLLEKSWKSFFKALKVYAKSPELFLGRPKPPKYKHKDGEHILVFTNQQCKIVNGILKFPNVVNLKLKTRLVDVDLREVRVIPNANKYTYEIVYDKTVSDNEINSSRVFGIDPGVRNIATIANNFGAK, from the coding sequence ATGGCACTCGTGACAAGGACTGAGCAAATCCAATTTAAATCAAATAGTGTTTCAGTCCTGGCTCAAGCTTCCAAAAATTTGTTTAATACTGCCAACTACATAATACGACAAAGATTCTTTGAAAATGATAAGCTTTACCAGGAAACTGGCGAAAAAGGTGAAGGTATCTGGTATAAACAGCTTTACTCAATGCTTAAGAACACAGAACAATACAGAGCATTGCCAGCACAAACTGCTCAACAGGTACTTAAACTACTGGAAAAAAGCTGGAAATCATTCTTCAAGGCATTAAAGGTATACGCAAAATCTCCTGAATTGTTTTTGGGACGACCTAAACCACCCAAATACAAACACAAAGATGGGGAACACATCCTGGTATTCACAAACCAGCAGTGTAAAATCGTTAATGGTATACTCAAATTCCCAAACGTGGTAAACCTGAAATTGAAAACCAGATTAGTTGATGTGGACCTCAGAGAAGTACGGGTAATCCCAAACGCAAATAAGTATACGTATGAAATCGTGTACGACAAAACAGTTTCTGATAATGAAATAAATTCCAGTCGGGTTTTTGGAATTGATCCTGGTGTTCGCAACATTGCAACTATCGCAAACAACTTTGGTGCAAAATAA
- a CDS encoding metal-dependent hydrolase, with the protein MFLFGHIGVTLGVFFGFAFFIPQLRTIIDPTYLVIGSLLPDLIDKPLGMVIFSSTIANGRIIAHTLLFSLTLFLTGLYLYDKKGDLKVLTLAAGSIFHLMEDQMWASPRTLFWPLLGWRFRKNPHQTELKYLLTLFKRSFREL; encoded by the coding sequence ATGTTTCTTTTTGGACATATTGGCGTCACGCTGGGGGTATTTTTCGGATTTGCATTTTTCATACCACAATTAAGAACCATTATAGATCCAACATATCTGGTCATTGGATCACTCCTTCCAGACTTAATAGATAAACCTCTAGGAATGGTTATCTTTTCTTCTACCATTGCAAACGGACGGATAATAGCTCATACATTGTTATTTTCTCTTACCCTCTTTCTGACAGGTTTATACTTATATGATAAAAAAGGAGATCTCAAAGTCCTTACCCTTGCAGCAGGTTCTATTTTTCATCTTATGGAAGATCAGATGTGGGCATCGCCTCGAACTTTATTTTGGCCTCTCCTGGGATGGCGTTTCCGCAAAAATCCACATCAAACTGAACTAAAATACTTATTAACGCTTTTTAAAAGATCTTTTAGAGAGTTATAA
- a CDS encoding zinc finger domain-containing protein encodes MFDFPSKCARCGTPLKKQVIGSNNFYYCRKCGGTSSVTSISATTQSAVQETAKI; translated from the coding sequence ATGTTTGATTTTCCTTCAAAATGTGCCAGGTGCGGCACGCCTCTTAAAAAACAGGTAATTGGTTCAAATAATTTTTACTACTGCAGAAAATGCGGGGGCACATCCTCAGTTACATCGATCAGTGCAACCACTCAATCCGCAGTCCAGGAGACGGCTAAGATTTAA
- the mgtA gene encoding magnesium-translocating P-type ATPase, producing the protein MIPTEKKPAFWSVPVSEMLQELQTTGEGLKGSESSERLNKYGANILKPKKRSDTFTLLLSQFKSPITLILLFAAGLAFFLHEPTDTIIITIIILISSLLGFWQEKGAADAFEKLLSVVQIKAAVIRDDRETEVPVEEIVPGDIIILKAGDMIPADCLILDSNDLFVSEATLTGESYPVEKSVGALNADVPLAQRINSLWMGTNVVSGSGKALVVFTGKGTEFGKISETLKLRPPETEFEKGVANFGHFLMEVTMLMVLAIFVINVYLQRPVLDSLLFSLALAVGLTPQLLPAIISVNLSHGAREMAQNKVIVKRLASIENLGSMNLLCSDKTGTLTEGELQLHSFQDLKGDQNEKVLLYASLNAYYQKGFENPIDKAIVVQNKLDLVQYEKLDEIPYDFIRKRLSILVSKSGTNLMITKGALQNVLEICSIAEVEPGKTVDISEVKEQIDQQFEEFSEKGLRTLGVAYREMDQQKIIKKEQEKGMTFLGFLFFFDPPKPGISKTIQSMERLGISLKIITGDNKYVAASISREIGLKNTKVLTGSELDKMSSEALVNQVNDTDFFAEIEPNQKERIILALKKNGNVVGYMGDGINDASALHAADVGISVDSAVDVAKDAADIVLMEKNLDALVEGVKGGRKTFANTLKYVFMATSANFGNMFSMAGASLFLPFLPLLPVQILLTNLLTDFPEMTIATDSVDREMIEKPRRWNIGFIRKFMMVFGLTSSVFDYLTFGVLLLLLPGKIEQFRTGWFMESVISASMIVLVIRSRKPFFRSRPGKYLLTATLLIVGLTICLPLTPFAGLFGFKPIPISVIVVIGVIIALYILTAEIIKKIFYNRVKF; encoded by the coding sequence TTGATCCCTACTGAGAAAAAGCCTGCTTTCTGGAGTGTTCCTGTATCCGAGATGTTACAGGAGCTCCAAACGACAGGTGAAGGTCTAAAAGGTTCTGAGAGCAGTGAACGCCTTAATAAATATGGGGCTAATATTCTTAAACCAAAAAAACGATCTGATACCTTCACACTCCTGCTTTCCCAATTCAAAAGTCCGATTACTCTTATTCTCCTTTTTGCCGCTGGACTTGCCTTTTTCCTCCATGAACCGACAGATACCATAATCATCACGATTATTATTCTGATAAGCAGTTTGCTTGGATTCTGGCAGGAAAAAGGAGCAGCAGATGCCTTTGAGAAACTGCTTTCTGTAGTGCAGATAAAAGCGGCAGTTATCAGAGACGATAGGGAAACAGAAGTTCCAGTTGAAGAGATCGTGCCCGGGGATATAATAATCCTCAAAGCAGGAGACATGATTCCTGCAGACTGCTTGATTCTGGACTCAAATGACCTTTTTGTTAGCGAAGCTACTCTCACAGGAGAAAGTTATCCCGTCGAAAAATCAGTCGGTGCATTGAACGCAGACGTCCCTCTAGCGCAGCGTATAAATTCTCTCTGGATGGGAACAAATGTGGTTAGTGGGAGCGGAAAAGCACTGGTAGTATTCACAGGGAAGGGAACCGAGTTTGGAAAAATTTCAGAAACGCTGAAACTCAGGCCTCCGGAAACTGAGTTTGAAAAAGGCGTTGCAAATTTTGGCCATTTTCTTATGGAAGTTACGATGCTTATGGTGCTAGCCATCTTCGTGATCAATGTCTATCTCCAGCGTCCGGTACTTGACTCTCTGCTCTTCTCCCTTGCTCTCGCAGTCGGGCTGACTCCTCAGCTCCTGCCTGCAATCATCAGTGTTAACCTTTCCCACGGCGCAAGAGAGATGGCGCAAAATAAGGTGATTGTCAAAAGACTGGCTTCAATTGAGAATCTGGGCAGCATGAACCTGCTCTGCTCCGACAAGACCGGCACTCTGACCGAAGGAGAGCTGCAACTTCACTCTTTTCAGGATCTCAAAGGGGATCAAAATGAAAAAGTCCTCCTTTATGCCAGTCTCAACGCCTATTACCAGAAAGGTTTTGAAAATCCTATCGACAAAGCAATCGTTGTACAGAATAAACTTGATCTGGTTCAGTACGAAAAACTGGACGAAATCCCTTATGACTTCATACGTAAACGATTAAGCATCCTTGTCTCAAAAAGCGGCACTAACCTGATGATTACCAAAGGTGCGCTCCAGAATGTTCTTGAAATCTGTTCCATAGCTGAGGTTGAACCTGGAAAAACTGTAGACATTTCTGAGGTAAAGGAACAAATTGATCAGCAGTTTGAAGAATTCAGCGAAAAAGGGCTTCGAACGCTCGGAGTTGCATACAGGGAGATGGACCAGCAGAAAATTATCAAAAAAGAACAGGAAAAAGGGATGACTTTTCTAGGTTTCCTCTTCTTTTTTGACCCCCCAAAACCAGGTATCTCAAAAACCATACAAAGCATGGAACGGCTTGGAATTTCTCTGAAGATTATTACCGGAGACAACAAATATGTGGCTGCCAGTATCAGTCGGGAGATTGGGCTTAAGAACACCAAAGTTCTAACCGGAAGCGAACTTGATAAGATGAGTAGCGAGGCTCTGGTCAATCAGGTAAATGATACTGATTTTTTTGCAGAGATAGAGCCGAATCAGAAAGAGCGTATCATTCTTGCACTCAAAAAAAATGGAAATGTTGTTGGGTATATGGGGGATGGTATTAATGATGCGTCTGCTCTTCATGCCGCAGATGTGGGTATTTCAGTTGACAGCGCTGTGGATGTCGCCAAAGATGCCGCAGACATTGTGCTGATGGAAAAGAATCTGGACGCACTTGTTGAAGGGGTAAAAGGTGGACGAAAAACCTTTGCCAACACCCTGAAGTACGTCTTCATGGCTACAAGTGCCAATTTCGGGAATATGTTCAGCATGGCAGGAGCATCCCTTTTCCTGCCTTTCCTTCCCCTGCTGCCCGTACAGATCCTGTTAACCAATTTGTTGACAGACTTTCCGGAGATGACCATAGCCACGGATTCTGTAGACAGGGAAATGATTGAAAAACCTCGCCGCTGGAATATAGGCTTCATCCGCAAGTTTATGATGGTATTTGGCCTTACAAGCTCTGTATTCGACTACCTGACTTTCGGTGTTTTGCTGCTTCTCCTCCCGGGTAAGATAGAGCAATTCAGAACCGGATGGTTTATGGAATCCGTAATTTCAGCATCCATGATAGTGCTGGTAATCAGGAGCAGAAAACCTTTCTTCAGGAGCAGACCCGGAAAATACCTGCTGACAGCTACCCTGCTGATAGTAGGCCTAACGATTTGCCTACCCCTGACTCCTTTTGCAGGACTTTTTGGCTTCAAACCTATCCCGATTTCGGTTATTGTAGTTATTGGGGTCATAATAGCACTGTACATCCTTACTGCTGAGATAATAAAGAAGATTTTTTATAACAGAGTAAAATTTTGA
- a CDS encoding ammonium transporter: protein MLNTGSTGFMLLATSLVMLMTPGLAFFYGGLSCKRNILGIMMQSFVSMGLTTILWFFIGYSLCFSGGEGAIIGNLDKMFLHGITPTTMFGNSGFPEFVFVAYQMMFAIITPALITGAFANRITFKAYIIFLVVWQLFVYYPFVHMIWGGGLLAEMGVIDFAGGIVVHATAGFAALASVFFVGSRRFKGSKPNNIPLMAIGTALLWFGWYGFNAGSELNVDGITSLAFLNSDIAASFAAITWMIIEWSMERKPKFVGLMTGAVAGLATITPAAGLVSVPVAALMGILGSIVCYFAVHIKNRMGWDDALDVWGVHGIGGVTGTILLGVFASTAINPAGSDGLLYGGTAFFIKEFVVVAGTSIYAFVFTYIMLMLINVITPVKVTDEEQLVGLDISMHGECAYDTIH, encoded by the coding sequence ATGTTAAATACTGGTTCAACAGGCTTTATGCTGCTGGCGACAAGTCTTGTGATGCTTATGACCCCTGGTCTGGCATTCTTTTACGGAGGACTTTCCTGTAAGCGAAACATTTTAGGAATTATGATGCAGAGTTTCGTTTCTATGGGGTTGACAACTATTTTATGGTTTTTTATAGGGTATTCTCTCTGTTTCAGCGGGGGAGAAGGCGCGATAATAGGAAACCTGGACAAGATGTTTTTGCATGGAATTACCCCGACGACTATGTTTGGAAACTCGGGATTCCCAGAATTTGTCTTTGTGGCCTACCAGATGATGTTTGCAATCATTACCCCAGCCCTGATTACGGGGGCATTTGCAAACAGGATTACTTTTAAGGCTTACATCATTTTCCTGGTCGTCTGGCAGCTTTTCGTTTACTACCCTTTTGTCCATATGATATGGGGAGGTGGCCTGCTTGCAGAAATGGGAGTTATTGACTTTGCAGGCGGGATCGTGGTTCATGCGACAGCCGGATTTGCAGCCCTTGCGTCGGTTTTTTTTGTAGGTTCAAGAAGGTTCAAAGGCTCAAAACCAAACAATATTCCCTTAATGGCTATCGGCACTGCTCTTCTCTGGTTTGGATGGTACGGCTTTAACGCTGGAAGTGAACTCAATGTGGACGGTATTACCTCACTTGCGTTCCTGAACAGCGACATAGCAGCTTCTTTTGCGGCAATCACCTGGATGATAATAGAATGGTCCATGGAAAGAAAGCCAAAATTTGTGGGGCTTATGACAGGGGCAGTTGCGGGCCTTGCGACTATCACCCCTGCAGCAGGCCTTGTTTCTGTGCCCGTAGCTGCATTGATGGGTATCCTCGGATCCATTGTCTGCTATTTTGCGGTACATATTAAAAATAGGATGGGATGGGATGACGCCCTTGATGTATGGGGTGTCCATGGAATCGGAGGCGTTACCGGGACAATTCTCCTTGGAGTCTTTGCTTCAACTGCCATAAATCCGGCAGGATCTGACGGTTTGCTTTACGGTGGCACTGCGTTCTTTATAAAAGAATTTGTGGTTGTCGCGGGAACTTCAATCTATGCATTTGTATTTACCTACATTATGCTGATGTTAATAAATGTAATAACCCCGGTAAAAGTTACAGATGAAGAACAGCTTGTGGGTCTGGATATTTCTATGCACGGAGAATGTGCCTACGACACAATTCATTGA
- a CDS encoding orotate phosphoribosyltransferase-like protein — protein MKDIEDLIQKAVELQSNGLITAQIADELNVSRETVIWLLTRSKKEGITPAPKDIAVNLNSIGKSAKRLHNVSLALCDIVLETLEKTNTEVDVVVGIAANGIPLASMMAYELGADLAIYHRKGHGIVHTDYRGTISRNFGSVTGKNCVIVDDVITTGSTSIEVIEQLREMDAKPRVVAVLVDKKGADTISNVPIQSLVKIVRLD, from the coding sequence ATGAAAGATATAGAAGATTTAATCCAGAAAGCTGTGGAACTGCAGAGTAACGGACTTATTACCGCCCAGATAGCTGATGAACTCAACGTTTCAAGAGAAACGGTTATCTGGCTTTTAACCCGTTCAAAAAAAGAAGGAATAACCCCTGCTCCAAAAGATATTGCTGTAAACTTGAATAGTATAGGGAAAAGTGCAAAACGTCTCCACAACGTCTCGCTTGCACTCTGCGACATAGTGCTTGAGACCCTGGAAAAGACAAACACCGAGGTAGACGTGGTTGTTGGCATTGCTGCCAATGGTATTCCCCTGGCAAGCATGATGGCATATGAACTGGGTGCAGATTTAGCGATATATCATCGTAAAGGACATGGTATAGTTCATACAGACTACAGAGGGACCATAAGCAGAAATTTTGGATCAGTTACCGGTAAAAACTGCGTTATCGTGGATGATGTTATTACCACCGGTTCAACCAGTATAGAAGTGATTGAACAGTTGAGAGAAATGGATGCAAAACCAAGAGTTGTAGCGGTACTTGTCGACAAAAAAGGTGCAGATACAATCTCTAATGTTCCAATCCAGTCGCTTGTAAAAATTGTACGTTTGGACTGA
- the tnpA gene encoding IS200/IS605 family transposase: MELRHANHCVYKIRYHMVFCVKYRKKLLLDIELINFLKNICFEIGERYCFEFDAIGTDGDHVHLFVGAEPKYSPSKVMQILKSITARQIFKEYPEIKKQLWGGEFWSDGGYIGTVGDGTTSDVIKNYVQNQGNQEEKEAYKQMKILDF; this comes from the coding sequence ATGGAACTACGACATGCAAACCATTGTGTCTATAAAATAAGATATCATATGGTTTTTTGTGTGAAGTATCGTAAAAAGCTTCTTTTAGATATAGAACTCATCAACTTTTTAAAAAATATCTGTTTTGAAATTGGTGAAAGGTACTGTTTTGAGTTTGATGCAATTGGTACTGATGGTGATCATGTCCATCTTTTTGTTGGAGCTGAGCCAAAGTATTCTCCTTCAAAAGTCATGCAAATTCTAAAAAGTATTACAGCAAGACAAATCTTTAAAGAATACCCTGAGATCAAAAAACAGCTTTGGGGTGGTGAATTCTGGAGTGATGGGGGTTACATTGGAACAGTAGGAGATGGAACAACTTCCGATGTAATAAAAAACTATGTTCAAAATCAGGGAAACCAGGAAGAAAAAGAAGCATACAAGCAAATGAAAATACTCGATTTTTAA
- a CDS encoding transcriptional regulator protein: protein MKNSEVKMLDENDHIFIKALSNLGMSRNTATTIAYLMNVDEASSREIEISTGLRQPEVSLAMRLMCNKSWVNIRPEKKPGKGRPMKIYSLAAPIDEIISYYEDQIYKESQVTISTIKKLKVMSKQVSITSSK from the coding sequence ATGAAAAACTCTGAAGTAAAAATGTTGGACGAAAACGACCATATTTTTATTAAAGCATTAAGTAATCTAGGGATGTCAAGAAATACCGCTACAACCATTGCATATCTGATGAATGTTGACGAAGCTTCATCCCGTGAAATTGAAATAAGTACTGGATTAAGACAACCCGAAGTCAGTCTTGCAATGAGGTTAATGTGCAACAAGTCCTGGGTAAATATCCGCCCGGAAAAAAAGCCTGGAAAAGGGCGACCGATGAAGATTTATTCTCTTGCAGCTCCGATTGACGAGATCATAAGTTATTACGAAGACCAGATTTACAAAGAATCTCAGGTAACCATCTCAACAATCAAGAAGCTGAAAGTGATGAGTAAACAGGTGTCTATCACTTCCTCAAAGTGA
- a CDS encoding IS200/IS605 family accessory protein TnpB-related protein, with protein sequence MKKARIQHIYDLTKIKWGSKLAKLDFKRNNMIKDYFHKLSRRIVNYAIENNVKSIIIGKNENWKQDVNMGRKTNQMFVQLPLAKLIEIIEMIQYKAQEVNIEVILQEESHTSKCSFLDNEPVEHRAKYVGRRVKRGLFKSATGIIINADVNGALNIIRKATPKAFADEVEGVGLHPKRCLITSFEDT encoded by the coding sequence ATGAAAAAAGCCAGGATTCAGCACATATACGATCTGACTAAAATTAAATGGGGTAGTAAATTAGCAAAACTTGACTTCAAACGAAATAACATGATAAAGGATTATTTCCACAAACTTAGCCGTAGAATAGTTAATTACGCCATCGAAAATAATGTCAAATCAATTATAATTGGCAAAAACGAAAACTGGAAGCAAGATGTTAACATGGGACGAAAAACCAACCAGATGTTCGTTCAGCTCCCCCTGGCTAAATTGATTGAAATTATTGAAATGATCCAGTATAAAGCTCAGGAAGTCAACATAGAAGTTATACTCCAAGAAGAGAGTCATACATCAAAATGTAGTTTCCTTGATAACGAACCTGTAGAACACAGAGCTAAATACGTAGGCAGAAGGGTCAAAAGAGGTCTATTCAAATCCGCAACTGGAATAATTATCAACGCCGATGTCAACGGAGCTCTGAATATAATTAGAAAAGCAACTCCAAAAGCATTTGCAGACGAAGTGGAGGGTGTAGGGTTACACCCAAAGAGATGTTTGATAACATCTTTTGAAGATACTTGA
- a CDS encoding YkvA family protein, whose amino-acid sequence MKLKEIKDNAKKYLELCKLLYTDPRTPKITKIFLWLTIGYALSPIDLIPDFIPVIGHLDDMVILPILLYIALKSVPKEVYIENYVKILKK is encoded by the coding sequence ATGAAACTAAAAGAAATAAAGGATAATGCAAAAAAATACCTAGAATTGTGTAAACTTTTATACACAGACCCCCGGACTCCCAAAATTACAAAAATATTTTTATGGCTTACAATAGGCTATGCATTATCACCAATTGATTTAATACCTGATTTCATACCTGTAATTGGACATCTCGACGATATGGTAATCCTTCCTATTCTTTTGTATATTGCACTAAAATCAGTACCTAAAGAGGTATATATAGAAAATTACGTTAAAATTTTAAAGAAATAA
- a CDS encoding IS1634 family transposase: MTSKPPKNSNIKADAIIKRTTFLGHLGIIVGLFRELEVDKLIDEKFPKSRDHKVSHANCILAMVLNGLGFVGQPLYLCPEYFKNVSVGRLFGNGIQKEDLNQYVIGDTLDKIAEYGPTELFTEIVLHILKRLPIPILCCHADTTTISFHGNHDGDEDEDSKLITFGRPKNGRWDLKQLVLNMIVNQHGIPLFMSTHAGNASDKKIIVEAIESLKSSLTPEKKVYYIADSAFYSDDNIKKMDKSYWISRVPNTLNEVKELTASNRDMKPLKEDERYSFSQTFVEYAGIMQNWVLLLSHNLKGKKEVTLSKSFDKKVKEAEKDLNKLKSKHFFCEADALEGAKNWIKDFPFLKFEKLDLKTIKKRESGKRGRPAKDEKLLTYYSVDAEIKLNEAHIDQKMEKAGLFVLGSNDLSLLPQEMLAKYKEQDRVEKGFRFLKSDTFSVSKVYLKNKGRIQALMMVMVLCLMIYSIAEWKLREQIKEDNESVSDQKGKPTKRPTMRWIFFKFQGITELFTQEEGEIVAEVLNMEEFHWKVLGLLGEEYENIYL; this comes from the coding sequence GTGACATCAAAACCCCCCAAAAACAGTAACATAAAAGCGGATGCCATAATAAAACGTACTACCTTTTTAGGACATCTTGGAATCATAGTGGGTTTGTTCCGTGAACTCGAAGTTGACAAACTGATTGATGAGAAGTTTCCCAAATCACGAGATCACAAGGTTTCTCACGCTAATTGTATACTTGCAATGGTCCTCAATGGACTTGGCTTTGTAGGGCAACCTCTGTATCTCTGCCCTGAATATTTCAAAAATGTTTCAGTCGGAAGACTTTTTGGAAATGGTATACAAAAAGAAGACCTGAATCAATACGTTATTGGAGATACTCTCGACAAGATCGCGGAATATGGTCCGACTGAACTTTTTACAGAAATCGTTCTGCACATCCTGAAACGTCTACCGATCCCAATTTTGTGTTGTCATGCTGATACCACAACTATTAGTTTTCATGGAAATCACGATGGAGATGAGGATGAAGACTCTAAGTTAATCACTTTTGGTCGTCCAAAGAACGGAAGATGGGACCTAAAACAGTTAGTTTTGAATATGATTGTAAATCAGCATGGGATCCCATTATTTATGAGTACTCACGCAGGAAATGCTTCCGACAAAAAAATAATTGTTGAAGCGATCGAATCTCTGAAATCTTCATTGACACCTGAAAAAAAAGTATATTATATTGCTGATAGTGCCTTCTACAGTGACGATAATATAAAAAAGATGGATAAATCCTATTGGATCTCTCGTGTTCCTAATACTCTTAACGAGGTAAAGGAACTAACTGCTTCAAATCGAGATATGAAGCCACTAAAAGAAGACGAAAGATACTCGTTTTCTCAAACTTTTGTCGAGTATGCTGGGATTATGCAAAATTGGGTTTTGCTACTATCACACAATCTGAAAGGGAAAAAAGAGGTAACTCTCAGCAAGAGTTTTGATAAAAAAGTTAAGGAAGCAGAAAAAGACCTGAATAAACTGAAAAGTAAACACTTCTTTTGTGAAGCTGATGCATTAGAGGGTGCAAAAAACTGGATTAAAGATTTCCCTTTTTTAAAGTTTGAAAAATTGGATTTAAAGACAATTAAGAAGAGAGAATCTGGAAAAAGAGGTAGACCTGCAAAAGATGAGAAATTACTGACATATTATTCAGTTGATGCTGAAATAAAGCTTAATGAAGCTCATATTGACCAAAAGATGGAGAAAGCTGGACTTTTTGTACTTGGAAGTAATGACCTTAGTCTCCTCCCACAAGAGATGTTAGCGAAATATAAAGAGCAGGACAGAGTGGAAAAAGGGTTTAGATTCCTGAAAAGTGATACTTTTAGCGTATCAAAAGTCTATCTCAAAAATAAGGGTAGAATTCAGGCTCTTATGATGGTTATGGTTCTATGCCTAATGATTTATTCCATAGCAGAATGGAAATTGAGAGAACAAATTAAGGAAGATAATGAATCAGTTTCAGACCAGAAAGGGAAGCCTACTAAAAGACCGACTATGAGGTGGATCTTTTTCAAATTCCAGGGGATAACAGAACTTTTTACTCAAGAAGAAGGGGAAATAGTGGCTGAAGTATTAAATATGGAAGAGTTTCATTGGAAAGTATTGGGTCTCCTGGGGGAGGAATATGAAAATATATACCTCTAA